The Rhodamnia argentea isolate NSW1041297 chromosome 10, ASM2092103v1, whole genome shotgun sequence sequence GAACAAGTTTCGGGAGCGGGAGGCTACAGACGATGCGCTCGGCTACCCCAATCTGTAAGTTCTGCATATTGATCGGCTCCTGTTAATCGCTACGATATTGAGATTCTTTTGGTGGGTTtgactaaaaatttgaaattttggtgtGCGGGTCGGAGAGGTTTGTACTCGTGTGGTTTTGGAGTGATTTGTTCTTCTGTGGGTGTAGAGATGAAAATGCACTGCTGAATACGCAGTGCCCACGGAATTTGGAGCTGAGATGGCAAACGGAGGTTAGCTCTAGCATATACGCCACCCCGTTGATCGCTGATATCAACAGGTAAAACATGTAGCCCAAGTTTGATGTATTATTCAATGTCATAGCATCCCTGCTTTTCTTGCTGTTTCTTTACTTGTCCGGAAGCAAGCTTTTGGATAGATGGTTTTAGCAATGTTTCTGGAAAAATTACTTATCCACGTTATTGAAACATGGGGTTTAATTTGGGAGCACTTCCTGATGGCAGACATCAGTTGGAGGAGGCCCTATTGAGATTTTCTTCTGACCTTGTCATTTTATATTTCCTTGCTTGTGTAATGTCTAACTTGCCAACTCTCCGTGTCGCTCAGCGATGGGAAGTTGGATATTGTGGTACCTTCTTTTGTTCACTACCTTGAGGTTTTAGAAGGTGCTGATGGAGACAAGATGCCAGGTGAGTTTTCTTTCACTAAAGCAATTTAGTTGTATGTATTGTTCCAGAAGATGTACTATGGTTTTCAACACTTATTAATAAACTAGATAGGAAAGCACCTGTCTTCAGTGCGGGACTGTGGTATCGTTGTGATGAGCTGGTTAAATTATTAAGCTATGGGAGAAAGCTACTTTTATTTGGTCAAGGGCCTTTTACCTAGTTGCTGAATGCTGTCATCAGGATGGCCTGCTTTCCACCAGTCAACCGTGCATGCAAGTCCTCTCCTCTACGACATTGACAAGGATGGTGTGAGAGAGATAGCATTGGCCACCTATAATGGTGAAGTGCTGTTTTTCAGGTGATTGTCCGTGTTTCATTTGCTCAAGtgcatttcacttttgcgaTGTGTTAAAATGTGAATTTTGCCCTCTGCCAAACTTCCGATTACACATGTATTGTTTCCAGGGTATCAGGCTACATGATGGCAGATAAGTTAGAGATACCTCGGAGGAAAGTACGTAAAGATTGGTATGTTGGTTTACATTCAGATCCAGTGGACCGTTCTCATCCAGACGTGCATGATGATCAGCTTATCCAGGAAGCTATGGAGTCTAAATTATTTTCTCGTAAGTTCGTAATGTATTCTAGTTTATTCACTGTTGTTTGTTTTTAGATATGCCGAACTGGGTGCGTATTCTCTTCTTTTTAGTACGACAAAATCTTCTGACGAAAACTTGACCAACCCTAGAGTGTCTGAGTATTGATCCCTTAATATTTTCCCCCATCCATTATACGTTGATGCTAATTTGAAATTCTCTTTTGTCTAGAAAACAATGGAAGCACAATTAGATCTAGTCCATCAGTTCCCTCAACATCAGAGAGCAAACCTGGCACAATGAACTTGACCAAGccagaaaatgaattgaaattgaatgaaACTCAACCAGACACAAACATTAAGCTGCCTACAAGCATGGATAACTCCACGAGCACAGATAACTCAACTAGCAGAACGGGATCAACTCAGGCTTCTGATTTAGCTCATGGAACAAATTCTGGCAGACGGCTTTTGGAAGACATTAACTCCAAGGGATCTCAGGAAGCTGGTTCTGAATCCACTGTCAATAACGACAAGGATACTCGAGCTGCGACTGTTGAGAATGATGAAGGTCTAGAAGCTGATGCTGACTCGTCATTTGACCTGTTCCGTGATAATGATGAGCTTCCTGATGAGTATGGTTACGACtatgatgatgatgttgatgaaaGTATGTGGGGAGATGAGGAATGGAGTGAAGTGCAACATGAGAAATTGGAAGACTATGTGAACATTGATGCGCACATTTTGTGCACTCCCGTAAGTAAAGACATTGAGGGTCTGTGGACCTATTAATTCTCTGCTGAAATATGGAAAAGATATGGAATAACATGGGGGCATGATCAATCCAAAGAAGAAATTGTTATCATTTTGATCGGACTAAAATTTATgtggttttattttttcatattgaTCAGGTCATAGCAGACATTGATAACGATGGGGTGTTAGAGATGGTCGTTGCCGTCTCATACTTTTTTGATCATGAGTGAGTCCCTAAGATTTATGATTATTAGTAAGTATACTGGCTTCTTGTTTTAGATAAGTAAGTATATGGTTTTGTTTAACAGCATACTTTAGACTGGAACGAAAGAATTAGTGACTCATGCTGGTGATTTGTTTTAAGCCTTAGAAATGCCTATAAAACTCAATCTTTGTTTATGCATACttgattgttaaaaaaattacatgtaGTGCTGACATTTCGGTTCCATTTGTCTTTCTCGTACTTTTTGGTCTTGTTAACATGATTCCCTTGCCCAGAATGATTGCATCTTTTTGGACcgtgttttttatttatttatttatttattttgtatgaGATGAAAGTCCATCTCACTTTTGTCCCTCATAgttttgctttgtttcttttttttttctttagtttttgcCTTGGCCTAGAGCAAACTTGAAGTGGCTTCCCATGTTGTATGGGACATAAGAAGCTAATGGTCTAATAGGTTTCTTTTTTCAGTTATTTAATAACATGAATTGTGAAAAGTGCATTGAAGACATGCTTGATAGATTATTGAAATCATCTAGTTTTATGTTATGTAGATGCAGTTTTCATCTATAAACAGCAATATGCATTCGCAGGTACTATGACAACCAGGAGCATTTAAAGGAACTGGGTAATATCGATATTGGGAAATATGTGGCTGGTGGGATTGTTGTTTTCAATCTTGATACGAAGCAAGTTAAGTGGACAACACCACTAGATCTTAGCACGGACAGTGGGAACTTTCGTGCCTACATTTACTCTTCTCCTACAGTTGTTGATTTGGATGGTGATGGAGACTTGGAGATTCTGGTTGGAACTTCCTTTGGCCTCTTCTATCTATTGGACCATGAAGGTGATTTTGCTTGACTGGATATCTATTTTGTGCTAAATTTTTAGAGGATGCATTTTGGATTTGATGAAATCTTTGCATTTAGGATTTGATGAAATCTTTGAATTATATGTTTTTATACTCTACAATGCAAAggttcttatttttgttttgcgcattttctatttcttattcGCAAggaactatttttctttttttaatgttccgTAGTTTTCCGTCACCGACTGACTCTACCACATTTCTAGAAGGCAGTGTTTCATCTCATTTTGAAGCAATCAAATATAGAACGAGCATGTGAAACAGTAAAGTTATCATGGTTAGATTAATTTGTCCATCTAATCTCTAATTGCTGCTTTTCACCCTTAAAACTGGTCTTGAAATTAGCCAGTTTGTCTATTTTTTCACCATTCAGCTAATATAACCATGAATACAATGACTTTTCAGGTAAAATCAGAGAAAAATTTCCACTTGAGATGGCTGAAATTCAAGGAGCAGTAGTTGCAGCGGATATCAATGACGATGGTAAAATTGAACTCGTCACTACTGATACTCATGGAAATGTGGCTGCCTGGACTGCACAAGGAGTAGAAATATGGGAAAACCATCTTAAGAGCCATATTCCTCAGGTAAATGTCAAATACTTTATTTGgtagctaattaatttttgtctACTGTTTATTTATATGCCTAGTTGGTTCATATTAGAAAGCAATTTCAACTGGTGTTGAGTATGGCAtaatcttgtgtaaataatgaGCTGGAGGGAGTTACTCTGATCAGATGCATATGCAACAATAACATTTCAAGCTTGTCGGAGGCACACATTGGAAAGTAACTTTCTGTTCAGGCTAGATATCAGATACTCGTACATGTGGGGCATGATAAGGCTGGAGCTGAGTGACTGTTAGATGCTTTTACATATGAAAAAGTTAACAATTAGCAAACAACTTATTCCTTTATGATTATAGAACTTCGGGCTAAGAATCTCACGTTTGGTGCATTGCTAATGCTGATCTCTATCAAGGAGGTGATCCATAGGGTAGTATGTCAGGTGGCGCGTGTCTTTTCTTTCTGAGTCAAATATGGCATGGGTCTTGTGTATATGTATACTTAGCACTAAACCGCTATCTACCATCTGTGCAATTACTTTTGACATGTTTGTATTGTTGTAATTTACTAGAATCTTCTGATTTATTTTTGTCTGTGTTATCAACTTTTTGGAATGAAGATGGTCCTTCATCAGGCAAAGTTTATGACCAATTGATACAAGATTgaacgaccttttttttttttttttgggcatacGACATTGTGATAGACTATTGCTTATTTTGCCTAGAAATTGAAAAGATATAGGCAAAGGATTTGAAAAAACTTTTTGGCGTTTCTCACTCGTCTATAGTCTGGTGTCATGCTAGCAAGTGGCAACCTATGAGGGGTAGAAAAGAACGGAGGTGGGCTGTTCTTCGTAGCAAGGCACTAGACTGTAATGAGAATTCCTCATTACAGCCAGTTTTCAATTATCATGGTTGTCATCCTTTGAGAACCCATATTCCTCATATCTTAGTTTATTTTAGAGTCTGAATTTATGGCCTTGTAGTAAGGTATAAATGCCAGGGCACTCTATGTTTCTATTTTTATCTGATCTTGAATTAATTGAGAACAAAGTAACTAAGTATGCTGTTTATGACTAGGGTCCTACCATTGGTGATGTTAATGGCGATGGACACACTGATGTAGTGGTTCCAACAATATCAGGAAACATCTATGTTCTTAGCGGCAAGGATGGTTCATTTGTTCGTCCATATCCTTATAGGACTCATGGAAGAATTATGAATCAAGTTCTTCTTGTTGATCTAAATAAACgtaaagagaaggagaagaatggACTTACTCTCGTTACAACATCATTTGATGGTTATCTGTATCTCATTGATGGGCCCACCTCATGCGCTGATGTAGTTGACATTGGTGAAATTTCGTAAGACATTTTAATATCTTTTGGTGCCTTAAGCTACATTCTTTCCAGTCTCCAAAGCTCATCTCAGTGCAACATTTTGGACAGATATAGCATGGTATTAGCAGATAATGTTGATGGTGGCGATGATTTGGATCTCATTGTGACAACTATGAATGGCAATGTCTTCTGCTTTTCGACTCCTGTTCCTCATCATCCACTGAAGGCAGGATTAAATTGGAAgtgatttataatttttcgcTTCATTTCGCCTTTTTGTTTCACGATATACATTTTGTCCAGGCATGGAGATCGGTCAATCAAGGAAGAAACAATTTTGCCAATCGGTATGACCGTGAAGGAGTCTATGTTTCACATTCGTCAAGAACTTTCCGTGATGAGGAAGGCAAGAGCTTCTGGGTGGAGATTGAAATTGTCGATAAACATAGGTATCCATCTGGGTATCAAGCACCCTACAATGTCACGGTACGTTCTTCTTACTAAGATCAAATGGCATTTCCAAAAGACAGGAGTGCTTTGAtatcattttgcttttgttgttttgcAAAAACAATGCAGACGACTTTGTTGGTTCCTGGCAATTACCAAGGAGAAAGAAGGATAAGGCAAAACCAGATCTATGATCACCCAGGAAAATACCGAATAAAGCTACCAACCGTTGGCGTGAGGACAACCGGAACTGTCTTGGTGGAGATGGTTGACAAAAATGGACTTTACTTCTCAGATGAGTTCTCTATTACATTTCATATGTACTACTACAAGCTGCTAAAGTGGCTTCTTGTCCTGCCTATGCTCGCCATGTTTGGTATACTTGTCATCCTTCGTCCTCAGGAAGCCATGCCACTTCcgtcattttcaagaaacacTGACTTGTGATACcctttcatcaaaatttcaaccCATTGCGAAGGCAGATTGTATACTTGGGAAGGAAATCCGGTTGAATCGATGATACAGTAGTATCAATTTTCCCCAGCGAGCTCTGACAATACGGTGAAACAGATATTGATTAGATTTGTAGTGTTTTGGAAGTAGGTGACACAGAATCAAAAGCTTCAATATGGGAGATCTGAGGTTTTGGATGGTTgctcaaaattatttttcctttgaatGTAGCTAATATATCTTTTGCTTGTCGTCGCTCGTTTGGTATCTGAGTGATTATTTGCTTGCGGGCAGAAAGTATTTGAGAGAGACTTACTCTGGCTAAGATGGCCATAAAGTAATGGCAATAGCAAAATCGTGCAAGCTTCCCTGATTTAACCAATGCCAGTTGGATGCTTTGTGGGACTCTTTGTATCGCAAGACAGCCCGAGGCGGAGGGAAAAATACGAGGTTTGATGACTGTATTTTGATGTCTTAATGAATTATTGCTGAGGAAAGCAAAAGGCGCGAGATAAATAATCGTACAAACGTCGTGGACTACGGTTACATGAGAAAAAGAACATGAACTCgaaattaacaagaaaaatatcaacttAGCTACATAATTGGTTTGGTTGCGAAATATAAACAGAAATGTTAcgattgctttaaaaaaaaaattgtaagcaTGTGTTTGATCAGATTGACTTTGTTGGATGGGTAGGTTAAGCACGAAATTTTCATTCCAAAAATAGGTATTACCACCTCAACGGAgaatttaagatttgaaaatttaatttttttcaaatcaacTGATTatattgcttagaaaaattaattaacgaaaaatatGTTTGTTATCGGCAACCATTTATGACTAACTATTTTCGTTGCTGATGAGAATATTTTCGATTTATCAATTTCTTCAATCAATATAactgatcattttttgaaaaatggttttcaaatcttgagtttttcgtaaaacaaatacACCCTAAGCTATAAAGCTAATTCTGGACTTTCAAGCAATAACAGCAATTGACTGCATAGAAACTAGACATCAATTACCCAAAAACCATATCCAAAATTCACCCATAAGCGGAATCTTTTGATGTCCTGGACAATATCAATGCTTTTATATTAATGCCAAACCCAGAGCTCTGAACTTTGAACCTTATCCAGTTCAAACCAAGTCATAACAATACGATCAATTTTGTCAGAATTTGAGAAACTCATGTTGCTGCCATGAGCGACCTTCAGAATCCTCACCATCCATTGGAGGTAGGACTAAGCTGAACCAGATTTACGATTTCATGTTTTACGCCGGCTGTCTGATCTTATAATTTACATTTCTCCCAGGCACAGAGATGGCGCGAACAAGGACCAAATTACAGTTTCATAGTCTTGCTCTGAACGAACATCTCGATCTATCTGCTTTGCACATCGGATCGGACATTTCTAACGCACATCAGATATTTCTAACAGGCTTGCTCGTCGAATTTCGGTATGTCTTAGGTACACATTGCAgatgaaagaaaaaggcaacAAGACAAATTTCCACACCAAAAGGTTGCCGCAAAGACCAAACGAATTCAAATCAGTTGGCATCTCCCATTTGGAATTTGAGGCTTTCAGCCATTTTCAAACccctaaattggtaatttggcaTTGCCTGAAGCCCAACTGAGGAAACTGGTGCGCTTGTTTGGATATGTTTATAGATAACATTCTGTTCTCAAAACATCAAGACATTGTTACCAAGCATTGCGCTTGATTGtgtgaaattttgcaaaaccaatgccaactattctaaaagcttaaatagttagatgaaagcgtgatttaatatttaattattttatcgaTTTGCAAGTTCTTTCGCTGTCCCTTTCGCTGTCCCTTTAACGAAAAGACATCCTTCCAGCTATCCCAACCTCTTCAAAAAGCAAAGTCCTAGGTTCCTGATTTTGAATTTAGCGCAATGACTGTTGGTTCAGATTTGCTTCCTAGCATCTACTTCAGAAAAACAATAACTTTTTGAAGGATCTGGAGAAAACTAAGAATGGGGAGGCGTCAAACTGTAAAATGCACAATGCTCAACCACAACACTATCCAACCACAACAAGAATCCATGGCATACCAAGTGAAGAATCACAAGACTGGTGGGCACTATAATGCTGACATGAGCTGTTACTTACTCTTCGGAAGTTCCGGTTTTCACTTCACTTATCCTCGAAAAGGTTTATCTCCAGCCACAACTTTTCAACTTTCCATGGGACATAGTCTGGTAAATTAGCTTTTGCAAGTTTGTAAACAGAAATCCCAGCCAGTCCTGATGCAAAATATATGAGGTTCGGAAAAATGCGCATGCATCACACAAACGTATACTCCACACATGAAAGCCCCACTATGGTTTAGACAGacaattttaatgaaaaaatgcaaaCCGTTATAGGATTCACATCGAATGGCGATCTAAGTGCTACTCCAGATTGGTCATCTCTAGTCATGGATCCTTGAAATGGACAAAGACAGGCTGGTATCATGCTTCTGAAGGTCCACCTCTCCACAAAGTCTCATTTAATCAATGTAGGAAGGGACGGTGAacatatttgtttcttttttggttaaatAGAGAGCTTGTCTGGCGTCCGCCTTGGCATGCCAATAGCAAACCCTGACTCAAATTTCCTAGGGAGGAAAATGACCAAATAACCAAGCTAAATGCCTCATTCTTATGTTTTTTCTCTCTCCAGTAggccaaaaataaaaggaaaacgattaaCATAAGTATCATTGATAATGGTGACAATTCCTGTAAACAACACAGCATATACTTTATTTCAAAGACTCCTCACCTTTAAATTGCTCCATTTCTGAAAGAAAAAGTCACAGACGAGGAGATTTATCCACCAGGGAAAGgttgaaaaatggaaaaccaCACGTCTATTAACTAACATTGAATAATACATGAACTCTTCAAAGTCCTTCAACCTTCAATTTTGTAGTGGAACACAAGGGAAATTCAGTACTTTCTTGATCAAGCGACAAGGTCAGGCGGCATGCTGCCATTACCAAGGATGAGACAAAATGTCCTGAAAGAggtcattttttattcttgaaCAAGCCAACTCAAGGAGTTTTAAGTACAGCACTAGGTGTAATTCATGTAGAAAATCAGGGGTATCGAAGTTCAAAGGTGGGTAGGGTCTTGTCATTAGTGATACTCACTCTAAACAAAgctttggaacttgaaacctatcccATTGCCTCTTCATAGCAGCCCCGACCTGGTGGAGCGAGGAAAACCCAACTAGAATCTGTCAGTTTGACCATTTTTCTCGATTGTTTCATTAATTGAACAAAGTCTCTGTATATTTACTGAAAAAAGCACAAACACTattcagcaaaatatatgtCTATTAAGAAGAATTTATGACATTGCCATGGCAAAGAATCACCATACGAACGTGTTTTTCACCTCATACTACATAAGTTCACGTGAAAGCTTCTGATAATGAACGAAACATAGTCTTTATGAAAGGAACGATGCGGTCACAAGTAGTGAATAAATcagttcttttcct is a genomic window containing:
- the LOC115745715 gene encoding protein DEFECTIVE IN EXINE FORMATION 1 codes for the protein MKFFEIRTLFVFWLVFTGLSPASGEDAKKNKFREREATDDALGYPNLDENALLNTQCPRNLELRWQTEVSSSIYATPLIADINSDGKLDIVVPSFVHYLEVLEGADGDKMPGWPAFHQSTVHASPLLYDIDKDGVREIALATYNGEVLFFRVSGYMMADKLEIPRRKVRKDWYVGLHSDPVDRSHPDVHDDQLIQEAMESKLFSQNNGSTIRSSPSVPSTSESKPGTMNLTKPENELKLNETQPDTNIKLPTSMDNSTSTDNSTSRTGSTQASDLAHGTNSGRRLLEDINSKGSQEAGSESTVNNDKDTRAATVENDEGLEADADSSFDLFRDNDELPDEYGYDYDDDVDESMWGDEEWSEVQHEKLEDYVNIDAHILCTPVIADIDNDGVLEMVVAVSYFFDHEYYDNQEHLKELGNIDIGKYVAGGIVVFNLDTKQVKWTTPLDLSTDSGNFRAYIYSSPTVVDLDGDGDLEILVGTSFGLFYLLDHEGKIREKFPLEMAEIQGAVVAADINDDGKIELVTTDTHGNVAAWTAQGVEIWENHLKSHIPQGPTIGDVNGDGHTDVVVPTISGNIYVLSGKDGSFVRPYPYRTHGRIMNQVLLVDLNKRKEKEKNGLTLVTTSFDGYLYLIDGPTSCADVVDIGEISYSMVLADNVDGGDDLDLIVTTMNGNVFCFSTPVPHHPLKAWRSVNQGRNNFANRYDREGVYVSHSSRTFRDEEGKSFWVEIEIVDKHRYPSGYQAPYNVTTTLLVPGNYQGERRIRQNQIYDHPGKYRIKLPTVGVRTTGTVLVEMVDKNGLYFSDEFSITFHMYYYKLLKWLLVLPMLAMFGILVILRPQEAMPLPSFSRNTDL